Proteins encoded within one genomic window of Pygocentrus nattereri isolate fPygNat1 chromosome 7, fPygNat1.pri, whole genome shotgun sequence:
- the LOC108424159 gene encoding protein FAM180A, with protein MLRFKCAWVLLCLAAVRGFWHRSDVSAVIHGGLSRPGFIRSLKEANMMFEFLLSGLVIDVDNNVAMRDQEMASTRQGRAFLALINDNIPKTVPAMEELLIALEDEEKSFSQSSFETLILGIIYSAYQVQKQEVERQEVQQKAWADVLGRLANVTFVHLRSY; from the exons ATGCTGCGTTTCAAATGCGCGTGGGTTCTTCTGTGTCTCGCGGCTGTCAGAGGCTTTTGGCACCGCTCAG ATGTATCAGCTGTTATACATGGAGGCCTGTCACGCCCAGGTTTCATCAGATCTCTCAAGGAAGCCAACATGATGTTCGAG TTCTTACTGAGTGGACTTGTGATTGATGTGGACAACAACGTTGCCATGAGGGACCAAGAAATGGCCTCCACGAGGCAGGGCCGAGCTTTCTTAGCCCTTATAAATGATAACATCCCCAAGACTGTGCCAGCAATGGAGGAGCTACTGATCGCTCTCGAGGATGAAGAGAAGTCCTTCAGTCAGTCCAGTTTTGAGACCCTCATCCTGGGGATCATCTATTCAGCCTACCAGGTCCAGAAACAAGAGGTTGAGAGGCAGGAAGTTCAACAGAAAGCTTGGGCAGATGTCCTTGGGCGCCTGGCAAATGTTACTTTCGTTCATCTACGCAGCTACTGA
- the kbtbd4 gene encoding kelch repeat and BTB domain-containing protein 4 — translation MESGEDGGLSVGGSSGEENYFQGYTFTDRSHSSRVVKSIMDLCLEDGLFADVTITVEGKEFQLHRLVLSAQSSFFRSMFTSNLREAHDRHIQLKDVSAPVFQLLVDYIYHGTIKLQVEDLQDTYEMADMYQLTALFEECSRFLSRTVEVKNCLQVMWLADRHSDQELYTAAKHCAKIHLVQLHQTEEFLNLPLRLLMDIIKDGVPSSQNPNAAIETWINHNKVEREEFSDMLSDNLKEIGENVHIYLIGKEDTRTHSLAVSLHCDEDDAISVSGQNSLCHQITAACKHGGDLYVVGGSIPRRMWKCNMHTMDWERCAPLPRDRLHHTLVSVASEDAIYSLGGKTLKDTLSNAVIYYTVRDNMWTETSQLDTAVSGAAGVNLGGIIYLLGGEENDMDFFTKPSRLIQCFDTSTQKCQTKPYMLPFAGCMHATAHKDLIFVVAEGDSLVCYNPLLDSFTRLRFPEVWSCVPSLWKVASCNGCIYVFRDKCKKGDANTLKLNPATSVVSVIKGIKILLTNWQFVLA, via the exons ATGGAGTCCGGTGAGGATGGGGGCCTCAGTGTGGGAGGCTCGTCCGGAGAGGAGAACTACTTTCAGGGCTACACGTTCACCGACCGCTCCCACTCGAGCCGCGTGGTGAAGAGCATCATGGACCTGTGCCTGGAGGACGGCCTGTTCGCGGACGTCACCATCACGGTGGAGGGCAAGGAGTTCCAGCTGCACCGCCTAGTGCTGTCGGCCCAGAGCAGCTTCTTCAGGTCCATGTTCACGTCCAACCTCCGGGAGGCCCACGATCGACACATCCAGCTGAAGGACGTGAGCGCGCCCGTCTTCCAGCTGCTGGTGGACTACATCTACCACGGCACCATCAAGCTGCAGGTGGAGGACCTGCAGGACACCTACGAGATGGCGGACATGTACCAGCTGACGGCCCTCTTCGAAGAGTGCTCTCGCTTCCTCTCACGAACCGTGGAGGTCAAAAACTGCCTGCAG GTGATGTGGCTGGCGGACAGACACAGCGATCAGGAGCTGTATACCGCAGCGAAGCACTGTGCTAAGATTCACCTGGTGCAGCTGCACCAGACAGAGGAGTTCCTCAACTTGCCTTTACGTCTCCTCATGGACATCATCAAAG ATGGTGTCCCAAGCTCTCAAAATCCAAATGCAGCCATAGAGACTTGGATAAACCACAACAAAGTGGAGCGAGAGGAGTTCTCAGACATGTTGTCGGATAACCTCAAG GAGATTGGTGAGAACGTGCACATCTACCTGATTGGCAAGGAGGACACGCGCACGCACTCACTGGCCGTGTCGCTGCACTGCGACGAGGACGACGCCATTAGCGTGAGCGGCCAGAACAGCCTGTGCCACCAGATCACGGCTGCCTGCAAACATGGTGGTGACCTGTATGTGGTTGGCGGCTCCATCCCGCGCCGCATGTGGAAATGCAACATGCACACCATGGACTGGGAGCGGTGCGCTCCTCTACCTCGTGACCGCCTCCACCACACACTTGTCTCTGTGGCCAGTGAAGATGCCATCTACTCATTAGGGGGCAAGACTCTGAAGGACACACTGTCCAATGCTGTTATCTACTACACGGTGCGGGATAACATGTGGACTGAGACCAGCCAGCTGGACACGGCTGTGTCGGGTGCCGCTGGGGTCAACCTAGGTGGGATTATCTATCTGCTGGGTGGGGAAGAGAATGACATGGACTTCTTCACCAAACCGTCTCGCCTCATTCAGTGTTTTGACACATCCACACAGAAGTGCCAGACCAAGCCATATATGCTGCCCTTTGCTGGCTGCATGCATGCCACTGCACATAAAGACCTGATCTTTGTGGTGGCTGAGGGTGACTCTCTGGTGTGCTACAACCCGTTGCTGGACAGCTTCACCCGCCTGCGCTTCCCAGAGGTGTGGAGCTGTGTGCCTTCGCTGTGGAAGGTGGCTAGCTGCAATGGCTGCATTTACGTGTTTAGGGACAAGTGTAAGAAAGGAGACGCCAACACGTTAAAGCTGAACCCCGCCACTTCTGTGGTGTCTGTGATCAAGGGAATCAAAATCCTCTTAACGAACTGGCAGTTTGTCTTGGCCTGA